A part of Saccharomonospora amisosensis genomic DNA contains:
- a CDS encoding phosphoglycerate kinase encodes MKTLDDLLGEGVSGRRVLVRCDLNVPLDGDTITDDGRVRAALPTIKRLADAGAKVIVTAHLGRPKGAPDAKYSLRPVARRLGELLGAEVPLATDVVGEQAASVVGALADGGVAMLENVRFDPRETSKTDAERAELARDLAALVGEGAAFVSDGFGVVHRKQASVYDVARELPAYAGGLVLAELEVLRTLTGDPKRPYAVVLGGSKVSDKLAVIEALLPKVDRLLIGGGMCFTFLAAQGHEVGDSLLETDMVDTCKRLLAEAGGKLALPVDIVAADKFAADANVRTVAATSIEKGWLGLDIGPQTVAEFAAALANAHTVFWNGPMGVFEMAPFAEGTRGVATAIANADAFSVVGGGDSAAAVRLLGLPEERFSHISTGGGASLEYLEGKELPGVAVLSEER; translated from the coding sequence GTGAAGACACTCGACGACCTGCTCGGCGAGGGCGTCTCGGGCAGGCGCGTGCTCGTGCGCTGCGACCTGAACGTGCCCCTCGACGGCGACACGATCACCGACGACGGCCGCGTCCGCGCGGCGCTGCCAACCATCAAGCGGCTCGCGGACGCCGGGGCCAAGGTGATCGTCACCGCACATCTCGGCAGGCCCAAGGGCGCACCGGACGCGAAGTACTCGCTGCGCCCGGTCGCCCGCAGGCTGGGCGAGCTGCTCGGCGCGGAGGTGCCGCTGGCGACCGACGTGGTCGGTGAGCAGGCGGCCTCGGTCGTCGGCGCGCTCGCCGACGGCGGCGTCGCCATGCTTGAGAACGTGCGGTTCGACCCGAGGGAGACCAGCAAGACCGACGCCGAACGCGCGGAGCTGGCTCGCGACCTGGCCGCGCTCGTTGGTGAGGGTGCGGCCTTCGTCTCCGACGGCTTCGGGGTGGTGCACCGCAAGCAGGCCTCGGTCTACGACGTGGCCCGCGAGCTGCCCGCCTATGCGGGCGGTCTGGTGCTCGCCGAGCTGGAGGTGCTGCGGACGCTGACCGGCGACCCGAAGCGCCCCTACGCGGTGGTGCTCGGCGGCTCGAAGGTCTCCGACAAGCTCGCCGTCATCGAGGCGCTGCTGCCGAAGGTCGACCGGCTGCTTATCGGCGGCGGGATGTGCTTCACCTTCCTCGCCGCGCAGGGCCACGAGGTCGGCGACTCGCTGCTGGAGACCGACATGGTCGACACCTGCAAGCGGCTGCTCGCCGAAGCCGGCGGCAAGCTCGCCCTGCCGGTGGACATCGTGGCGGCCGACAAGTTCGCGGCGGACGCGAACGTGCGCACCGTGGCGGCCACGTCGATCGAGAAGGGCTGGCTGGGTCTCGACATCGGGCCGCAGACGGTCGCGGAGTTCGCGGCGGCGCTGGCGAACGCGCACACGGTGTTCTGGAACGGCCCGATGGGCGTGTTCGAAATGGCGCCGTTCGCCGAGGGCACCAGGGGTGTGGCCACGGCGATCGCGAACGCCGACGCGTTCAGCGTGGTCGGCGGCGGCGACTCGGCCGCCGCCGTGCGACTGCTCGGCCTGCCCGAGGAGCGGTTCTCGCACATCTCGACCGGCGGTGGCGCCTCGCTGGAGTACCTCGAGGGCAAGGAACTCCCCGGTGTCGCTGTGCTGAGTGAGGAGCGCTGA
- a CDS encoding YbaB/EbfC family nucleoid-associated protein, giving the protein MTEQPQWLADLQRRGEEMVRQSRQAQEELAELTETAASADRMVTVTVGANGALRQLTIDDRALRRSGAELAASIMQLAGRAQAAAARRAVRVVEPFAGEEGMEFLRSQLPPDDEIDEDGGAEQGPAARGRDRRDDDDEPPQSFLRPAH; this is encoded by the coding sequence ATGACCGAACAGCCCCAGTGGCTTGCCGACCTCCAGCGCCGGGGCGAGGAGATGGTGCGGCAGTCGCGGCAGGCCCAGGAGGAACTGGCCGAACTGACCGAGACGGCGGCTTCGGCGGACCGGATGGTGACCGTGACGGTCGGCGCGAACGGCGCGCTGCGGCAACTGACGATCGACGACCGCGCGTTGCGCCGATCAGGCGCCGAACTCGCGGCGTCGATCATGCAGCTGGCGGGCAGGGCGCAGGCGGCCGCGGCACGCAGAGCCGTGCGAGTGGTTGAGCCCTTCGCCGGCGAGGAGGGTATGGAGTTCCTTCGCAGCCAGTTGCCCCCTGACGACGAGATCGACGAGGACGGCGGCGCCGAGCAGGGTCCGGCGGCTCGTGGCCGGGACCGCCGCGACGATGACGACGAACCACCGCAGAGCTTCCTGCGTCCGGCGCACTGA
- a CDS encoding LysE family translocator, translating to MISCGQVAAFAALTFVMVIVPGPSVLFTIGRALTLGRRDALLTVVGNAAGIYLQIVAVAFGLGALVERSAAAFTVVKLAGACYLVYLGVRAVLHRRSLSEALGTAVTPRAGNTLRVLRDGFVVGFANPKSIVFLAAVLPHFVERDAAPVPVQILLLGIVLPVVALLLDSGWALAASAARDWFARSPRRLELLGGAGGITMIGLGLSLALANRKDS from the coding sequence GTGATTTCCTGCGGACAGGTCGCGGCTTTCGCGGCGCTGACGTTCGTCATGGTCATCGTGCCAGGGCCGAGTGTGTTGTTCACCATCGGCAGGGCACTGACCTTGGGGCGGCGCGACGCGCTACTCACCGTCGTCGGCAACGCCGCGGGCATCTACCTGCAGATCGTCGCGGTCGCCTTCGGCCTCGGCGCGCTGGTGGAACGTTCGGCCGCGGCCTTCACCGTGGTCAAGTTGGCTGGCGCCTGCTACCTCGTGTACCTCGGTGTGCGGGCGGTACTGCACCGGCGCTCGCTTTCCGAGGCACTCGGCACGGCCGTCACACCGCGCGCGGGCAACACGTTGCGCGTACTGCGGGACGGCTTCGTCGTCGGGTTCGCCAATCCCAAGTCCATCGTGTTCCTCGCCGCGGTATTGCCCCACTTCGTCGAGCGGGATGCGGCACCGGTCCCGGTGCAGATCCTGCTGCTCGGCATCGTGCTGCCGGTGGTGGCGCTGCTGCTGGACTCCGGCTGGGCGCTGGCGGCGTCGGCGGCACGGGACTGGTTCGCGCGCTCACCGCGCAGGCTGGAACTCCTCGGCGGGGCGGGTGGTATCACGATGATCGGCCTCGGCCTCAGCCTCGCGCTTGCCAACCGCAAGGATTCGTGA
- the tpiA gene encoding triose-phosphate isomerase, translated as MARKPLIAGNWKMNLNHLEAIALVQKIAFSLPEKYFAKVDVAVLPPFTDIRSVQTLVDGDKLLLTYGGQDLSPHESGAYTGDVSGPMLAKLGCTYVVVGHSERREYHAETDEVVNKKVRAAVKHGLTPILCVGEPLEVREASGHIEHTTAQLIAGLKGLKAEQVDGIVVAYEPVWAIGTGRVATPSDAEEVCAALRSALGDKYGAELAERTRVLYGGSVKSGNIADLVKCDNIDGALVGGASLDGEEFTKLCALAAGGPLP; from the coding sequence ATGGCCCGCAAGCCGCTGATCGCAGGCAACTGGAAGATGAACCTCAATCACCTCGAGGCCATCGCGCTGGTGCAGAAGATCGCCTTCTCGCTGCCGGAGAAGTACTTCGCGAAGGTGGACGTGGCCGTGCTGCCGCCGTTCACCGACATCCGCAGCGTGCAGACCCTCGTCGACGGCGACAAGTTGCTGCTCACCTACGGTGGGCAGGACCTCTCGCCGCACGAGTCGGGCGCCTACACCGGCGACGTTTCCGGGCCGATGCTGGCCAAACTCGGCTGCACCTACGTCGTCGTGGGGCACTCGGAGCGTCGTGAGTACCACGCCGAAACCGACGAGGTGGTGAACAAGAAGGTCCGTGCCGCCGTCAAGCACGGCCTGACGCCGATCCTGTGTGTCGGTGAGCCGCTGGAGGTGCGTGAGGCCAGCGGCCACATCGAGCACACCACGGCCCAGCTGATCGCTGGGCTGAAGGGGCTCAAGGCCGAGCAGGTGGACGGCATCGTCGTCGCTTACGAGCCGGTGTGGGCGATCGGCACCGGACGGGTCGCCACCCCTTCCGACGCCGAGGAGGTGTGCGCGGCGCTTCGCTCCGCGCTGGGCGACAAGTACGGGGCCGAGCTGGCCGAGCGGACCCGGGTGCTCTACGGCGGCTCGGTCAAGTCCGGCAACATCGCCGACCTCGTCAAGTGCGACAACATCGACGGAGCGCTGGTCGGCGGAGCCAGCCTCGACGGCGAGGAGTTCACCAAGCTCTGTGCCCTCGCGGCGGGCGGCCCGCTTCCCTGA
- the secG gene encoding preprotein translocase subunit SecG, with protein MKLFLQILLIATSVLLIVAVLLHRGRGGGLSSLFGGGMQSSLAGSSVAEKNLDRITLGLGAVWVICVVGLGLLVKI; from the coding sequence ATGAAGCTGTTCCTGCAAATTCTGTTGATCGCGACGAGCGTGCTGCTGATCGTCGCGGTGCTGCTGCACCGCGGTCGCGGTGGTGGGTTGTCGTCCCTGTTCGGTGGCGGCATGCAGTCCAGCCTGGCCGGGTCGAGCGTGGCCGAGAAGAACCTGGACCGGATCACGCTCGGCCTCGGTGCCGTCTGGGTCATCTGCGTGGTGGGGCTCGGTTTGCTGGTGAAGATCTGA
- a CDS encoding type VII secretion target — protein MTGDGFTVEADELDTHASSLDGIAQRVQAEGERGGGIDFGIDAFGIVGQAFSTQARQVSSEAADQITGYAQDIRDLGTAVRAAGRAYVESDKGHAEPFRGGEGG, from the coding sequence ATGACAGGGGATGGATTCACGGTCGAGGCCGACGAACTCGACACACACGCCTCCTCGCTGGACGGAATCGCCCAGCGGGTGCAGGCCGAGGGAGAGCGCGGCGGCGGGATCGACTTCGGCATCGACGCCTTCGGCATCGTCGGGCAGGCGTTCTCGACGCAGGCACGGCAGGTCTCGAGCGAGGCGGCTGACCAGATCACGGGCTACGCGCAGGACATCCGAGACCTCGGGACCGCGGTCAGAGCGGCGGGCAGGGCCTACGTGGAATCGGACAAGGGACACGCGGAGCCGTTCCGTGGCGGCGAGGGAGGCTGA
- a CDS encoding RNA polymerase-binding protein RbpA: MVGGNAIRGTRVGAGPTGESERGETAPRRRISYWCANRHESCPSFAIDAEIPEEWDCPRCGLPAGRDEQNPPAAPRTEPYKTHLAYVKERRSEADGEAILAEALERLRQRRQI; this comes from the coding sequence ATGGTTGGCGGTAACGCGATTCGAGGCACGCGGGTCGGTGCCGGCCCGACAGGGGAGTCGGAGCGGGGAGAGACCGCGCCGCGTCGCCGAATCTCCTACTGGTGTGCGAACAGACACGAGTCCTGTCCGTCGTTCGCGATCGACGCCGAGATTCCGGAGGAATGGGACTGCCCCCGTTGCGGGCTCCCAGCGGGTAGGGACGAGCAGAACCCGCCCGCCGCGCCACGGACGGAGCCGTACAAGACGCACCTGGCGTACGTGAAGGAGCGGCGCAGCGAGGCCGACGGCGAGGCCATCCTCGCCGAGGCACTGGAACGGTTGCGGCAGCGCAGGCAGATCTGA
- the gap gene encoding type I glyceraldehyde-3-phosphate dehydrogenase, which translates to MTVRVGVNGFGRIGRNFFRAVQASSHDIEVVAFNDLGDVATMAHLLKYDSILGRLPEEVSTSDEGIVVGGKTIKALAERDPANLPWGDLGVDVVVESTGFFTNADAAKAHIAGGAKKVVISAPAKGEDLTVVLGVNDSAYDGSQTIVSNASCTTNCLAPLAKVLHDEFGIQQGLMTTIHAYTQDQNLQDGPHKDLRRARAAALNIVPTSTGAAKAIGLVLPDLNGKLDGYALRVPVPTGSTTDLTVTLDKSASLEDVNAAYRAAAEGPLQGIVRYSEEPIVSSDIVTDPASCIYDAPLTKVIGNQVKVVGWYDNEWGYSNRLADLVNLVGSKLS; encoded by the coding sequence GTGACCGTTCGCGTAGGCGTCAACGGCTTCGGCCGGATCGGCCGCAACTTCTTCCGTGCCGTGCAGGCCAGCAGCCACGACATCGAGGTTGTGGCATTCAACGACCTCGGTGACGTCGCCACGATGGCCCACCTGCTCAAGTACGACAGCATCCTGGGCCGGCTGCCCGAGGAGGTCAGCACCAGCGACGAGGGCATCGTCGTCGGCGGCAAGACCATCAAGGCGCTCGCCGAGCGCGACCCCGCCAACCTGCCGTGGGGTGACCTCGGGGTCGACGTGGTGGTGGAGTCCACCGGCTTCTTCACCAACGCCGACGCCGCCAAGGCACACATCGCGGGCGGCGCCAAGAAGGTGGTCATCTCCGCGCCCGCCAAGGGTGAGGACCTCACCGTCGTGCTCGGCGTCAACGACTCGGCCTACGACGGTTCCCAGACGATCGTCTCCAACGCCTCCTGCACCACCAACTGCCTCGCCCCGCTTGCCAAGGTGCTGCACGACGAGTTCGGCATCCAGCAGGGCCTGATGACCACCATTCACGCCTACACGCAGGACCAGAACCTGCAGGACGGCCCGCACAAGGACCTGCGAAGGGCGCGTGCCGCCGCGCTGAACATCGTGCCAACCTCCACCGGCGCCGCCAAGGCGATCGGACTGGTGCTGCCCGACCTCAACGGCAAGCTCGACGGCTACGCCCTGCGTGTCCCGGTGCCGACCGGCTCCACCACCGACCTGACGGTCACGCTCGACAAGAGCGCGTCACTGGAGGACGTCAACGCCGCCTACCGCGCCGCCGCCGAGGGCCCGCTGCAAGGCATCGTGCGCTACAGCGAGGAGCCGATCGTCTCCTCCGACATCGTCACCGACCCCGCGTCGTGCATCTACGACGCGCCGCTGACCAAGGTGATCGGCAACCAGGTGAAGGTCGTCGGCTGGTACGACAACGAGTGGGGCTACTCCAACCGCCTCGCGGACCTGGTCAACCTCGTCGGCTCCAAGCTGTCCTGA
- a CDS encoding DUF6346 domain-containing protein, giving the protein MGSNRERDRPRRLRSWSELSTAQRSLFVPQLLSQLVVRVGVLLLTLEFLLVAGPNIGFLGDDTTGREGQAVVLSCESAGVPAAVGLSWYHSCELRVRWPGSSGGGGETVPLDTAQLDADDVGRTVDVVEREGGDKWGTVQQYVALAQPSPHAALAVIAFLSLGVVALLLPYWYRFGDRDERARRRFRSRFKARPALVVAGGYWLLFAAGAGWPVSPPVPGLPGWGALTWPPALLLVTGVLVLCTGLFLVRYRQSKGYPAADFRPSALGRFGRVVGGVLLLVISTVALIESAVSEQGAWPVWPLRWCLPVLLLVTGARLLLVWWRGRSLPRPNSRSREPDAAARSQTAG; this is encoded by the coding sequence GTGGGGTCCAACCGGGAGCGAGACAGGCCGCGTCGGCTGCGCTCGTGGTCGGAGCTGAGCACGGCACAACGGTCGCTGTTCGTGCCGCAGCTGCTGTCGCAGCTCGTCGTGCGGGTCGGCGTCCTCCTGTTGACGCTGGAGTTCCTGCTTGTCGCCGGGCCGAATATCGGGTTCCTCGGCGACGACACCACCGGCCGGGAAGGGCAGGCCGTGGTGCTTTCGTGCGAGTCCGCCGGTGTGCCCGCGGCAGTGGGGCTGAGCTGGTACCACAGTTGCGAACTCCGAGTTCGCTGGCCGGGCAGTAGCGGTGGTGGCGGGGAAACCGTGCCACTGGACACCGCGCAACTCGACGCGGACGATGTCGGCCGAACCGTCGATGTCGTGGAACGCGAGGGCGGCGACAAGTGGGGAACCGTCCAGCAGTATGTGGCACTGGCGCAGCCCTCGCCCCACGCGGCGCTGGCGGTGATCGCGTTCCTGTCGCTGGGCGTGGTGGCGCTGCTGTTGCCGTACTGGTACCGGTTCGGCGATCGCGACGAACGAGCGCGACGCCGGTTCCGGTCGCGGTTCAAGGCGCGGCCCGCGCTCGTGGTGGCGGGCGGCTACTGGCTGCTGTTCGCGGCGGGCGCGGGCTGGCCGGTTTCCCCGCCGGTGCCGGGCCTGCCGGGCTGGGGAGCGCTGACCTGGCCTCCCGCGTTGCTGCTCGTCACCGGCGTGCTCGTGCTCTGCACCGGGCTGTTCCTGGTGCGGTATCGGCAGTCGAAGGGCTACCCGGCTGCCGACTTCCGGCCGTCCGCGCTCGGCAGGTTCGGCCGTGTCGTCGGCGGCGTGCTGCTGTTGGTCATCTCCACCGTCGCGCTGATCGAGTCGGCCGTGTCGGAACAAGGTGCGTGGCCGGTGTGGCCGTTGCGGTGGTGCCTGCCGGTGCTGCTGCTGGTAACCGGCGCACGGCTGTTGCTCGTCTGGTGGCGGGGGAGGTCGCTGCCCCGACCGAATTCGCGCTCGAGGGAACCGGACGCGGCGGCGCGTAGTCAGACCGCCGGCTGA